Part of the Rana temporaria chromosome 11, aRanTem1.1, whole genome shotgun sequence genome, atgttacagccttattccacaataaattttaattattttcctcaaaattctgcaaacaataccccataacagTGTGTAAGAAGTTTGTGTGAAATCTTTGCaaacgttttaaaaacaaaaaatgaaaaaaatcacatgtacataagtattcacagcctttgccatgccatgatgctcaaaattgagctcaggtgcatcccgtTTCCGCCTATCATCCTTGAGAGGTTTCTACAactttgattggagtccacctgtggtaaattcagttgatcagACATGGAtttgaaaggcacacacctgtccatataaggtcccacaggcaacagtgcatgtcagagcatagACCAAGCcatggaggcacagatctggggaagggtacagaaaaatgtctgcagcattgaaggtcccaatgtgCACAGTGGCCTCTATCATCTGTTAAATGAAAGAAGTttagaaccaccaggactcttcctagagcatgTAGCCTGGCCAAAACTGAGCAATTGTGagaagaacccgatggtcactctgacagagctccagcgtttctctgtgaagagaggagaaccttccagaagaacaaccatctctgcagcactccaccaatcaggtctgTATGACAGAGAtgtggccagatggaagccactcctcagtaaaagacaCATTACAGCCCACCtgcagtttgccaaaaggcacccaaAGGACTCTCagcccatgagaaacaaaattctctggtctgatgaaacaaagattgaactctttggcctgaatggcaagcgttgtgtctggaggaaaccaggcaccgctcatcacttggccaataccatccctacagcgaAGCATGGTGGGGCAGCATCatactgtggggatgtttttcagtggcaggaactgggagactagtcaggatcaagggaaagatgaatgcagcaatgtatagAGGCATCCTTAATGAATACCTGCTACAGAgctctctggacctcagacttggAGTGAAAATTTATGTTCAAACAGTACAACAAGCGTAAGCACACAGCCACGATAACAAAAgcagtggctatgggacaactctgtgaatgcccTTGAGTGGCCCAACAAGAGCCCAGACTTAATCCCGATTGACAATCTCTGGAGAGATCgtaaaatggctgtgcactgatGCTCCCCATTCAACCAGATGGAGCTTTGGAGGTCCTGCAAAGAGGAATGGggtaaactgcccaaaaataggtgtgccaagcttttaGCATTATACTCAAAAAGagttgaggctgtaattggtgccaaaggttcttcaacaaagtattgagcaaagactgtgaatacttatgtacttttttttttttttttttttttacattgtcattatggggtatcgtttgtagaattttgagtaaaataaaacatttaatcctatttgaaataaggctgtaacataaaatgtggaaaaagtgaaatgctgtgaatactttccagatgcactgtacttCTCATGGTGTAGTGAGCTGCTGCAGAATTATTTTGTCTTATCAGAAAGCATGAAATCTGATCCTTATGTTTTAATGCCCTTTAGCTCTTGTTTGTTAAAGcagcgttccacccaaaattggaacttctgctttaagtactcCTGACTCCCTACTTTTGGCATGTCCTATTTTGGGGGGGctggtacccagctcccacttcctttcAGTGTGCCaactttattaaaagtcagcagctactctttttgtaggtgctgacttttaataaacacagaaaCGGCTTGAACACCCCTATTTAATGAATTCCTAAAATGTTAAATGAACTagcacatctactaccctttgtGTGAAGTGGGCATAATTTAGTGCACAACTGAAAAGTCGAAGCATGTTCTTGCCACATTTTAACTGGTACAGCAGTCTAGTATATTTTGAGCTACACTTTTAAAGAAGCCAGTTCAGTGTTATCACAATGTATGTAAACTAATgagacctctgcttttttttatcttatttacgCTTTGCAGAGGCAGCGTGGCACCACTGGCTCTTGGCTCGGTGGCAGTGGCTGAACCTGTGCCAGATCTTCTGGGAAGCATCCTGTCTGAACAGAGCAGACTGATGATGACGAGCTCAGATATCGTCATCCGTAGAGATGGATCCTTGTCGACTAAGAAAGCTAGTAAGCTGCTAATTGTGTGACATGTACTTTGTTCAGTATGAAAAATTGTAGTACAGTTATCTAGATTAACAAGTGAGAAAACATGCAAGATTTACAGAGAAGTTTGACACTGAACTTGCATGGTGAATGGAAAGTAGTTGCTAATCATTTGGTTGTACTGTAGTGTCATTTGGCAAGACAGTCCTGCTTTATTTATATTTGCTGTCAAATGCAGACTTTAGAGATCCTGTGCTGAGAGAAATATGTAGGATGCCATATCTGAAAATGTTGGTGGTTTTGCCATCAGCTTGTGTCTTCAGCAATCACCTAGTCACTGAAGTGGAAGTATGCGTATCAGAACGTGTCCTTGCTTGATAGATCCTTGTTCTGATTTTGTGTCCTTTTAAGCAGGTCATAGAttgacaactagcattttcagaatatATTTCTTTTAGATGGGTTTACCCaaatacaaaaagaagaaaaaatattttctctttttgtccatggacggacacagccttcacaattcatgacatatgggttatgttcctgttcataggagaggactaggcagaacatgttggatatttaaatacatgttacattaacagagttaaaCAGCCACGCCCAGGGGGCAGTCTCTCCGGATGTAACCCTCCGCCCTGCAgatagcagctcagttttttttttctgcctagcagaggaggacatggatggtGTATTTTAACGTGTAGATAAAATTCTGAAGTATAAGCAAAGTGGTTATTTAAATTTAGTAGCTAGGCGACATTTATGATGAAAAAGGGAAAATGTTTCTAATGGAAGCACTATAAGAGCCAACTGGTTTGGGACACGGACAACATTGGTTACATGGTTTCTGAGATTTGTCATGTCATATCCTGCACATAGAGGTGACTGCAATATAGCTTTGTGTATTTGCTCTCCACAAATGATGGGCAGTTTTATTTGGGCAAATCTCTGGCACATATTGGTAGTTTCAGTAGTTGCCTACACCTACCTGCCCTTATATATGTTGAGTTAGAGCACTAAAAGCTTCTGCAGGTGTCTCCATCTGTTAGTATGTACTTTACTTTTAATACTTGTCAGGATCTTTTCCATGGATGTTACAGTAATGTGATTTATGAGAAAATTTGAGGTGTACAAATAACCATATTTTTGTTTGTTCACATGTTAAACTACTTACACTCTTGAAAAATATCACATCATATTTGTTTTATTCTTTCACAGAAGATGGAACCTCACAGAGAAAATCTAGAGAAGCTGTTGCACCAGCAGACATAATGGAACCAAGCCCGTCTCACTCAGGGTCCCCAACAACTACATCTTCCAGTACATGGAAACCCATTGAACAGCAGCCACCCCAACCCAGTTTTTCTCCAGCTGGTCTTTATTCTTTatcaccatcaccatcaccaccttcaAGCAGCTTAGATAGGTTATCTGGTACCAGTCCTTCAGTATCTGGAGGACCCAACTTCAGACTAAGTAATGCTTTTACACCAAGGGTAGTCCAGGTACATTCTTCTGGTAGCCGCCTAAATTCTAAATCTGGAGAGACTTCACGCCTCAATGGGACTTTTCACAAAGGAGAACTTACACAACCGAAGAAAACAGAGATCAAGTATACTACCAAGCCACCGTCGCTAAGACTTGACATTTCGGAATTTCCCCGGATACCAAAGATCAAAAGGGAATCTGACAACATCCCTAGTAATGAAGTCAATAAGCAACTGGAACCCTCAACCAAGAGCTCAGGAGCTCATTCTTCAGGGCCTACCATGAACCAACTAACTGGTCGAGAAAACAGTAAGCAGTTAGGCAGGTTTTCTACAGCTGAAAACACAGAAAGAAACACCCGACAAGAGTCACAAGCACATTCAAGAAACACTGGTGGTACATCATCTAGTGAAACGGCATCAAGCAGTAACAAAGCACCATCTTATTCTAACAGTTCAAGGAACATTGGTTCTTCAGATTCTGGAGGAGGTGGACTTCGAATAACGATTAGCGGAAGTTCAACAAATTCCTGCAGACAATTTAGTCCGGTTTCAAAAGATCCCTTTCGTACTTCAGATGGCAAAATGCCACAAAAGGCGTCATCCCCTTATTCTACAACAGTCAAGAAAGAAAAAACTGTTAAAAATGAAATTTATGATCCTTTTGAACCAACAGGTTCAGATTCAGGTTCTCCCAGTAGCAGCCCAGAAAGGCCAGCTACAccgccaccacctccccctcccactcctccccctcctccatctgtAGAAACTACTGCAATTAAAACTCAATCTAGTGGGGTAAAAGTAGGAGCATTTCGGAGCTTTAAATTTACCAGCCACTCAAGCAAAGTGAGTGTTTTCAAACTTGGCCCAGGCTTTTCTGGAATGTCACCTACCAATAAAGAGCCAGAAGAATCTATAAGTCAAGTTAATGAAAGTCCTATCATTCCTTCATTTTTAAAGTTGGAAAAGGATATCAAGAAAGAAATAATTCCGGAAGAGACAAATGAGCTTCCACCCTTTAGGATATCTTGTCCGTTGGGACTAAAAATTACATCTGATCTGAAAGCAGGAGGCACTCGTGGATTTCATTTTGATGTAGAAAACGAACACCCTGTAGTTTCTGTTAAACCTGATCCAGACGTTCTTCCACATAGGACTTGCCTTCAAAGTACATCAAGCAATCGGTTAGTTTGGGATTCAGAAACCCCACTTGAACCCACTAGCCGTACCAGTGAAACGAAGAAGAAGATAACTGTTAAAGAGGAATCGAAAGAAGGCTCAAGTTCACGATTGAGACCACATTCCCGAGAGCGAGATTCAAGATCTGCTTCTATGTCCATTGAGGACAGAGAAAGGGATAGAAAATTCAAGTCAAAATCACACAAGGGAAAAAGAACACGTAGTGACAGATCAAGCTCAGGAAGTTGTGAACGTTCTAAGAAAAAGCgccaaaaagaaaagaagaaagagaaaaaaagaaaacgctcGGAGTCTAGGGAAAGGAGGCGGTCCAGATCGAGCAGCCATAGCAGTTCTTCCCACAGAGCATACAAcagcaagaagaagaagaaaaagaagagagattCAAGAAGTGAATCGCCAGGCTATTCCATTAGTCCTATTCCTGATAAAGAGAGAAAACGGAAACACAAAAGTGAAAAGGGTTACTCCAGCAAGGAAGGGAGCTCCAGgccaaaagagaaaaagaaatcaAAGGACGATCGAGGAAAGCAAAGATCGAAATCGCCTCAAGTCGACACAGAATTTAAAGTTCACAAATCGAAAGACAAAACCTATTTTCGAGACACCGAAATAACTAGACATATCGTGTTGTCCCCAAATAACAATGAAAACACTATAACGTGTACAGTTAGCTTTAAAGCGGAGTCTCCCACAATTACCCAAGAGACAAAGAAGTCTGTGCTCAGTCTACCAAaagaggaggaagatgaagatgactctttccttttttctgaAAGGAAGGTTTCTATTAAACAGGAATCGGCTTCAGACATGTCTGATCACTCATGTGATGAGAAAATTAAGCTTGAAGCCAATAGCCCTCCATGGTCACCTTCTCTTTTGGATTCTTTGCTACCAGACACCAAGAGTGAAGATGATCCAGAGCCTCCCTCACCCCAGGATGCTTCTCCTGTAAATGACTTCCATTCTGATTCAGAAATTGCAAGTCCTCAGAATTCTCCCCTGTCTGTAATGTCAGATATACCAAGTCCAAAGCTGCATAGTCCACATGCTGGTTCTGTTGAAGGAGCTGTTCAGTCTGCCCCTATTTCACCAGTCAAACAGGAGGTTGATGACCTTCAGTGGTCACCATCACATTTAGATGACCTCCTTCTAAACGATCTTTCAGATGATGTATGCTCTATAGATGCAGCCAGCCCTGACGATGTTGACCTAGAAGAAGCTATATTAATGAAGCGGGAAGGTGACTTTAAGGTAAAATCTATTTCTTAATACAGTGTTCAGGATTGTGAACCTGTTATGTATTtgttaattttccttttttttttttttttttttttctggttttcatAAAAGTAAGGATTCATTTACATTTATGTACCAATCTGTACACTGGGACAGAGCACCATGTTTAATTGCCCAGGTAGCACGGGTGGTACATAAAGTCTGTCTTTTCAATCAGTAACAGGCTAATGCTTGCATGGTCCATATTTGGTCCCAGGGCCTCAGTTTGGAGACGCTGTCCTAGGCTAATGCCCAATGTAATCTTATGCTCCCTGgtctgttaaagaggaagtaagccctccgttcgaaaaaaaatgcaaatcctgcAAGTCAAAGGCATTATCGGCTAGACTAGCTGATTATGTTTTACTTGCCTCcgattgaagcccccgcagcggtccacgTCCCCCCCCTCTGGCCGCCGACATGTTGTCCCGCGTATGCGCGTGATAACGgcacagtacaactgaagcaaCTACACATAGTGCCATTGCTTTAGTTGGCTTAAGTACGCATTTGTCGCATGAAGTCGGCACATGCTaatacagggatatctcctaaaccgtgcaggtttaggagatatgctTGTTGGCTACatttaagccttaatataggcttgccTGTAACATTAAGttgtaaacaagggtttacaagcactttaaatgGATACAATTGTAAGGGGTTGCTCACCTCTGCAATATAGTGTTTCCCCGAAAAAATTCTTAAGTCCTTATAGAATTATTTAATCCGTTTTGTAGGAATTGTGCCGGTATGGGGTGCAACGTGTCTCCCTTTGTAATTGTTTTACAGGAAATACCTTTgttacagcatttttttataGCTCCCCTGGGCATCACATGATCTACTTGAGCTTATCTTCTCCGCTCCGAGATCCCTGCTGACATCAGCCCGCTCTgtgcactgaagagggaggggccgcagacAGCTGGGAGGAGAGCAGAAGAGGGAAGAGCCGATATCTCCGCTGACGTCAGCCTGCTCCGTGCAatgaagagggaggggccgaagaagtcagccaggaggagaagaCCTCCGGCGAGTTTGTAAATAAAGTATTTTGCATGATGCAGTTACAAAGGGAGACACGTAAACCTTATAGCTGTGTAATTGTTCTGTAAGATAACAAAAAATTATGTAACAGACTTTACTAGGGTTTATTTTTGGggttagggcttatattgcagccctccccgaaaatcatgctaggtcttattatcggggtaggtcaTATTTTCGGGGAAACCCGGAAGTAATGTTCTAATAATGAAGGTTTTTACAAAACGTATGACACCTGGAAGCAGACCTAAATTGTATGTAATGCTGCAGAACAAAATGTGTATAGTGCTTGCGAAAGTATTTTGAAACTGATTTGTTTGCCTGTTGTGTTGCATTAAAACCTGGAAGTAACTAATCATGGGACTTGTGATATTAATTGATTTGACCACATCCTATTTGggagtttagtttttttttttttttccggcttgatttgttttacaataaattgTTAAACAGTTTAATATTTATTATCCAAAATCAATACTGTTACACCTGTCGTTTGAAAAGTCTGATCGCATCTAGTTATTCACCAATGTTATGTTATGCTATACTGTACTGCATATATGCTCTGAAGCATTAACAATATGGACTGTAACATATACAGTCTTGTATGCCTTTTTCTTATAAAACCAATTAAAATAAGAAACTAAAAACATTTTGCACCTTCAAAGTCAAATGCATGTTGTGTATCACAtggtaaaaagccccaaaaaataattttaattccAGATAGTAATGcaacaaaaaaggaaaagcaCCAAAAAGGGTGAATATTTTTACAAGGCACTTTAATTGTCACTCATTCGATGTGGTGGtgaaaaaaactttaattttacCTAGTGATCCTGTCTGTCACAACACTTCCTGTCTCACGGTAATATTGCTCACTTTCTGTACTTTAGATATGTAGGTAGCAGCATAGTCTCCCTAGAAAAGGActacagaatcccccccccccttctttgcaACATAGAGTAGGAGTGTTTTATAGTCCATGGAAATAGCTGGGAACGTGTCGTGGGATTGAAcaatgccctatcattggtattgaGG contains:
- the PHRF1 gene encoding PHD and RING finger domain-containing protein 1 isoform X1; its protein translation is MDDEENQDNLINRNTSQGKNRHQGLFASSDDDDVAESEESGSEGEEDDLDEEDGEEDGEEDGEEEEEGSDSEEEDEEEEEQPLQSSGPAVSAADLNDGVSSDEERENCPICLNGFRDQVVGTPENCNHYFCLDCIAEWSKNANSCPVDRITFSCIHIRAHYGGEILKKVSIQNKNLIEEEEDPTNCEVCGRSDREDRLLLCDGCDAGYHMECLTPPLNAIPVDEWFCPECAPSNRPGEAEQVSEEEVTSLLADVIPTTSRLRTNIVRTRAIARTRQSERVRASVNRIRTTARNTQNVPRYVLSSLLDETIETVVAGLNSAVYIRNLAPRPASTRRKRRVVKKGQPKVSKGSRGVGKRRKRRVKRRKGWRKTNRKVPTSHRRIAKSLGMCNPTRGTTLPRIQRSSEQTLGSMRSDIGAATLSVFGSAYDLDPFDSNEDNASSPSSPLTAKRRVLSRSALRSHQPVARPISVGLSRGSVAPLALGSVAVAEPVPDLLGSILSEQSRLMMTSSDIVIRRDGSLSTKKAKDGTSQRKSREAVAPADIMEPSPSHSGSPTTTSSSTWKPIEQQPPQPSFSPAGLYSLSPSPSPPSSSLDRLSGTSPSVSGGPNFRLSNAFTPRVVQVHSSGSRLNSKSGETSRLNGTFHKGELTQPKKTEIKYTTKPPSLRLDISEFPRIPKIKRESDNIPSNEVNKQLEPSTKSSGAHSSGPTMNQLTGRENSKQLGRFSTAENTERNTRQESQAHSRNTGGTSSSETASSSNKAPSYSNSSRNIGSSDSGGGGLRITISGSSTNSCRQFSPVSKDPFRTSDGKMPQKASSPYSTTVKKEKTVKNEIYDPFEPTGSDSGSPSSSPERPATPPPPPPPTPPPPPSVETTAIKTQSSGVKVGAFRSFKFTSHSSKVSVFKLGPGFSGMSPTNKEPEESISQVNESPIIPSFLKLEKDIKKEIIPEETNELPPFRISCPLGLKITSDLKAGGTRGFHFDVENEHPVVSVKPDPDVLPHRTCLQSTSSNRLVWDSETPLEPTSRTSETKKKITVKEESKEGSSSRLRPHSRERDSRSASMSIEDRERDRKFKSKSHKGKRTRSDRSSSGSCERSKKKRQKEKKKEKKRKRSESRERRRSRSSSHSSSSHRAYNSKKKKKKKRDSRSESPGYSISPIPDKERKRKHKSEKGYSSKEGSSRPKEKKKSKDDRGKQRSKSPQVDTEFKVHKSKDKTYFRDTEITRHIVLSPNNNENTITCTVSFKAESPTITQETKKSVLSLPKEEEDEDDSFLFSERKVSIKQESASDMSDHSCDEKIKLEANSPPWSPSLLDSLLPDTKSEDDPEPPSPQDASPVNDFHSDSEIASPQNSPLSVMSDIPSPKLHSPHAGSVEGAVQSAPISPVKQEVDDLQWSPSHLDDLLLNDLSDDVCSIDAASPDDVDLEEAILMKREGDFKEQTLINFSKTSVIPFLQDDENLLETEAGNHINENTSKSKPSEESKSADELKEKEPTSTSKPQIKRVTWNLQDNASEDETPDQSPSSPFNNTQHDESWLSPEKHTDDKVSSYELDPTSESETSTSVTWTLPDKTTQDSRKESLTQASWDAGIKSPTHIVNKPEDKPAIHTVDWHTAQAPAKDGSQVPWIATDTPLQVFPQTLPPLPLPPIFPPFAPVSEPTAPCVVQSSQAVLSQTPKAGSLAATNEPKMQAASTGEGKGKSKLKKEEVVKNEEYMKKLHIQERAVEEVKLAIKPFYQKREITKDEYKEILRKAVQKICHSKSGEINPVKVVNLVKGYVDKYKHIRNKSKKSGGLDDHLFGPDSPL
- the PHRF1 gene encoding PHD and RING finger domain-containing protein 1 isoform X2, which gives rise to MDDEENQDNLINRNTSQGKNRHQGLFASSDDDDVAESEESGSEGEEDDLDEEDGEEDGEEDGEEEEEGSDSEEEDEEEEEQPLQSSGPAVSAADLNDGVSSDEERENCPICLNGFRDQVVGTPENCNHYFCLDCIAEWSKNANSCPVDRITFSCIHIRAHYGGEILKKVSIQNKNLIEEEEDPTNCEVCGRSDREDRLLLCDGCDAGYHMECLTPPLNAIPVDEWFCPECAPSNRPGEEQVSEEEVTSLLADVIPTTSRLRTNIVRTRAIARTRQSERVRASVNRIRTTARNTQNVPRYVLSSLLDETIETVVAGLNSAVYIRNLAPRPASTRRKRRVVKKGQPKVSKGSRGVGKRRKRRVKRRKGWRKTNRKVPTSHRRIAKSLGMCNPTRGTTLPRIQRSSEQTLGSMRSDIGAATLSVFGSAYDLDPFDSNEDNASSPSSPLTAKRRVLSRSALRSHQPVARPISVGLSRGSVAPLALGSVAVAEPVPDLLGSILSEQSRLMMTSSDIVIRRDGSLSTKKAKDGTSQRKSREAVAPADIMEPSPSHSGSPTTTSSSTWKPIEQQPPQPSFSPAGLYSLSPSPSPPSSSLDRLSGTSPSVSGGPNFRLSNAFTPRVVQVHSSGSRLNSKSGETSRLNGTFHKGELTQPKKTEIKYTTKPPSLRLDISEFPRIPKIKRESDNIPSNEVNKQLEPSTKSSGAHSSGPTMNQLTGRENSKQLGRFSTAENTERNTRQESQAHSRNTGGTSSSETASSSNKAPSYSNSSRNIGSSDSGGGGLRITISGSSTNSCRQFSPVSKDPFRTSDGKMPQKASSPYSTTVKKEKTVKNEIYDPFEPTGSDSGSPSSSPERPATPPPPPPPTPPPPPSVETTAIKTQSSGVKVGAFRSFKFTSHSSKVSVFKLGPGFSGMSPTNKEPEESISQVNESPIIPSFLKLEKDIKKEIIPEETNELPPFRISCPLGLKITSDLKAGGTRGFHFDVENEHPVVSVKPDPDVLPHRTCLQSTSSNRLVWDSETPLEPTSRTSETKKKITVKEESKEGSSSRLRPHSRERDSRSASMSIEDRERDRKFKSKSHKGKRTRSDRSSSGSCERSKKKRQKEKKKEKKRKRSESRERRRSRSSSHSSSSHRAYNSKKKKKKKRDSRSESPGYSISPIPDKERKRKHKSEKGYSSKEGSSRPKEKKKSKDDRGKQRSKSPQVDTEFKVHKSKDKTYFRDTEITRHIVLSPNNNENTITCTVSFKAESPTITQETKKSVLSLPKEEEDEDDSFLFSERKVSIKQESASDMSDHSCDEKIKLEANSPPWSPSLLDSLLPDTKSEDDPEPPSPQDASPVNDFHSDSEIASPQNSPLSVMSDIPSPKLHSPHAGSVEGAVQSAPISPVKQEVDDLQWSPSHLDDLLLNDLSDDVCSIDAASPDDVDLEEAILMKREGDFKEQTLINFSKTSVIPFLQDDENLLETEAGNHINENTSKSKPSEESKSADELKEKEPTSTSKPQIKRVTWNLQDNASEDETPDQSPSSPFNNTQHDESWLSPEKHTDDKVSSYELDPTSESETSTSVTWTLPDKTTQDSRKESLTQASWDAGIKSPTHIVNKPEDKPAIHTVDWHTAQAPAKDGSQVPWIATDTPLQVFPQTLPPLPLPPIFPPFAPVSEPTAPCVVQSSQAVLSQTPKAGSLAATNEPKMQAASTGEGKGKSKLKKEEVVKNEEYMKKLHIQERAVEEVKLAIKPFYQKREITKDEYKEILRKAVQKICHSKSGEINPVKVVNLVKGYVDKYKHIRNKSKKSGGLDDHLFGPDSPL